Proteins encoded by one window of Vibrio panuliri:
- the fliE gene encoding flagellar hook-basal body complex protein FliE, with the protein MRIDGFNSEMQALMLEATNSKPAATGHTVGADFKDLLSNAINNVNSLSKTSSELQTRFDRGDENVSLSDVMIARNKSSVAFEATIQVRNKLVESYKELMNMPV; encoded by the coding sequence ATGAGAATAGATGGCTTTAATAGTGAAATGCAGGCGTTAATGTTAGAAGCAACTAACAGTAAACCGGCTGCGACAGGTCACACCGTCGGTGCTGACTTTAAAGATCTATTGAGCAATGCCATCAATAATGTCAACAGCCTATCTAAGACTTCCAGTGAACTCCAAACCCGTTTTGACCGCGGCGATGAGAACGTTTCATTATCAGACGTGATGATCGCTCGCAATAAATCAAGCGTCGCATTTGAGGCTACAATTCAGGTACGTAACAAGCTAGTCGAATCGTACAAAGAATTGATGAATATGCCAGTTTAA
- the fliF gene encoding flagellar basal-body MS-ring/collar protein FliF: protein MSEQNNSTDLAISGSASEGALVTHHDLGHDGQNPDVDEKSSSKFDMAVGDLDLIRQIVLVLAISICVALIVMLFFWVKEPEMRPLGIYETEELIPILDHLDGQKLEYKLEGNTIMVPASEYNSLKLNLARAGLNQATEAGDDILLQDMGFGVSQRLELERLKLSRERQLSQAMEEMQQVRRARVLLALPKQSVFVRHNQEASASVFLTLKSGSSLKQEEVDSIVDMVASAVPGMKPTRVTVTDQHGRLLSSGSQDAASMARRKEHELERKQEEALREKIDSVLIPILGFGNYTAQVDIELDFSAVEQTRKSYDPNTPSTRSEYTLEDYNNGNVVAGVPGALSNQPPADASIPQDVAQMKDGSVLGQGSVHKEATRNFELDTTISHERRQTGVVNRQTVAVAIKNRPVVNPETGATTYQPLSASELDSIRQVLIGAVGFSQARGDLLNVLSMQFAEPQMDEVIDAPIWENPHFSDWVRWFASALVIIIVVLVLVRPAMKKLLNPAADEDEQMYGPDGLPIGVDGETSLIGGDLDGGELFEFGSSIDLPNLHKDEDVLKAVRALVANEPELAAQVVKNWMKDG from the coding sequence GTGTCTGAGCAAAACAACTCCACAGATTTAGCCATTTCTGGATCCGCATCAGAGGGGGCGCTTGTCACCCATCATGACTTGGGTCATGATGGGCAAAACCCAGATGTCGATGAAAAAAGTAGCTCAAAGTTTGATATGGCTGTCGGGGATCTTGACCTTATTCGTCAGATCGTACTGGTCTTAGCAATATCAATTTGTGTGGCGCTGATCGTCATGCTGTTTTTCTGGGTGAAAGAACCAGAAATGCGTCCTCTCGGTATATATGAAACCGAAGAACTTATTCCAATCCTTGACCATCTTGATGGACAAAAGCTGGAGTACAAACTTGAAGGCAACACCATTATGGTGCCTGCGAGTGAGTACAACAGCCTGAAGCTAAACCTTGCCCGTGCAGGTCTGAATCAAGCCACTGAAGCTGGAGACGATATCTTGTTGCAAGATATGGGCTTTGGTGTATCTCAACGTCTAGAGCTTGAACGCCTAAAACTAAGCCGTGAGCGACAACTCTCGCAAGCGATGGAAGAGATGCAGCAAGTGCGTCGAGCGCGGGTACTTTTAGCGCTACCTAAGCAAAGTGTGTTTGTTCGTCATAATCAAGAGGCGTCAGCCTCAGTGTTTTTGACTTTGAAGTCCGGTAGCAGCCTAAAGCAAGAAGAGGTCGACTCGATTGTTGATATGGTGGCGAGTGCCGTTCCGGGCATGAAGCCGACTCGCGTTACTGTGACAGATCAACATGGTCGTCTACTTAGCTCTGGTTCACAAGATGCCGCATCTATGGCTCGTCGCAAAGAACATGAGTTAGAGCGCAAGCAAGAAGAAGCGCTACGCGAAAAAATCGACTCGGTGTTGATCCCGATTTTGGGCTTTGGCAATTATACCGCGCAAGTGGACATTGAGCTGGACTTCAGTGCTGTCGAACAAACGCGTAAAAGTTATGATCCGAATACACCGTCAACGCGCAGCGAATATACGCTAGAGGATTACAACAATGGCAATGTGGTTGCTGGTGTACCAGGTGCGTTGAGTAACCAACCGCCTGCTGATGCATCGATTCCGCAAGACGTTGCACAAATGAAAGATGGCTCGGTGTTGGGGCAGGGTTCTGTGCACAAGGAAGCAACGCGCAACTTTGAACTTGATACCACCATTAGCCATGAACGTCGTCAAACTGGGGTGGTGAATCGTCAAACGGTCGCGGTTGCGATTAAGAATCGCCCTGTGGTTAATCCAGAAACTGGCGCGACGACTTATCAACCATTATCAGCCTCAGAGCTCGATTCTATTCGTCAGGTTCTTATTGGTGCGGTTGGCTTTAGCCAAGCCCGTGGCGATCTGCTTAACGTGTTAAGTATGCAGTTTGCTGAACCACAAATGGATGAAGTGATTGATGCACCGATTTGGGAAAACCCACACTTCAGCGATTGGGTACGTTGGTTTGCTAGTGCGCTGGTCATCATCATCGTTGTGTTGGTGCTGGTTCGCCCTGCGATGAAGAAACTGCTTAACCCTGCTGCGGACGAAGACGAGCAAATGTACGGTCCTGATGGATTACCAATCGGTGTTGATGGTGAAACCAGCTTGATCGGCGGTGACCTTGATGGTGGTGAACTGTTTGAGTTTGGTTCAAGTATTGATTTGCCGAACCTCCACAAAGATGAAGACGTATTGAAAGCTGTGCGCGCGCTAGTGGCGAATGAGCCAGAGCTGGCGGCGCAAGTTGTGAAGAACTGGATGAAAGATGGCTAA
- the fliG gene encoding flagellar motor switch protein FliG, protein MANEIVPQGQGGEVVEATVDISTIPGEERAAILLLSLNEEDAAGIIRHLEPKQVQRVGSAMARAADLSQDKVGAVHRSFLEDIQKYTNIGMGSEDFMRNTLVAALGEDKANNLVDQILLGTGSKGLDSLKWMDPRQVASIIINEHPQIQTIVLSYLEPDQSAEILSQFAERDRLDLMMRIANLEEVQPSALAELNEIMEKQFAGQAGAQAAKIGGLKAAAEIMNYMDNNIEGVLMEQIRDQDEDMATQIQDLMFVFENLIEVDDQGIQKLLRDVPQDVLQRALKGADDGLRDKIFKNMSKRAAEMMRDDLEAMPPIKVSDVEAAQKEVLAIARRMADAGELMLSGGADEFL, encoded by the coding sequence ATGGCTAACGAAATTGTACCTCAAGGCCAAGGTGGTGAAGTTGTCGAAGCTACCGTGGATATCTCAACCATTCCTGGTGAAGAACGTGCAGCAATCTTATTGCTCAGTTTAAATGAGGAAGACGCTGCTGGCATTATTCGTCATTTAGAGCCAAAACAAGTTCAGCGAGTGGGTAGTGCGATGGCACGCGCCGCTGATCTTAGCCAAGATAAAGTGGGGGCGGTTCACCGTTCCTTCTTAGAAGATATCCAGAAATACACCAACATTGGTATGGGCAGTGAAGATTTCATGCGCAATACCTTGGTGGCGGCGCTTGGTGAAGATAAAGCGAACAACTTAGTTGACCAGATTCTATTGGGTACTGGCTCGAAAGGTCTTGATTCATTGAAATGGATGGACCCACGCCAAGTGGCGAGCATCATTATTAATGAACACCCGCAGATTCAAACGATTGTTTTGTCTTACTTAGAGCCCGATCAATCAGCGGAAATTCTGTCGCAGTTCGCTGAACGTGACCGTCTTGACCTGATGATGCGAATTGCAAACCTTGAAGAAGTTCAACCATCAGCATTGGCTGAACTGAATGAAATCATGGAGAAACAGTTTGCTGGTCAAGCGGGCGCGCAAGCGGCGAAAATTGGCGGCCTGAAAGCAGCTGCCGAGATCATGAACTACATGGACAACAATATCGAAGGCGTCTTGATGGAGCAGATTCGCGACCAAGACGAAGATATGGCGACTCAGATTCAAGATCTTATGTTTGTATTCGAAAACCTCATCGAAGTGGACGATCAAGGTATTCAGAAGTTGCTGCGTGATGTACCGCAAGATGTACTGCAACGTGCACTTAAAGGTGCCGATGATGGTCTGCGTGATAAGATCTTCAAGAACATGTCTAAGCGTGCCGCTGAGATGATGCGTGACGACCTTGAAGCTATGCCGCCGATTAAAGTTTCTGATGTTGAAGCCGCACAAAAAGAAGTGCTGGCTATTGCACGCCGCATGGCTGACGCTGGGGAGTTGATGCTTTCTGGTGGTGCAGACGAATTCCTATAA
- the fliH gene encoding flagellar assembly protein FliH, with protein sequence MSGERKRGFLRLDDDQQVEKAQKWGLPDYTPEHSQARETALNYDPSWMPDFSEPEEEAPAELTQEEIDLIKQQAFQEGLHQGQEAGFKQGYEKGKEQGLEQGHQEGLEAGKLEGVAAGQEFIQQQVQTFVSLANQFAQPLELMNAQVEKQLVDMVLTLVKEVVHVEVQTNPQVILDTIKQSVESLPISGHAITLKLHPDDVDIIRSSYGEESLEFRNWTLLAEPALNRGDVQIEAGESSVNYRLEERIRNVLKSFCGVNRHQGGE encoded by the coding sequence ATGTCAGGTGAGAGAAAGCGCGGTTTTTTGCGTCTCGATGACGACCAACAAGTTGAAAAAGCTCAAAAATGGGGCTTACCTGACTATACGCCAGAACATTCTCAAGCGCGTGAAACCGCGTTGAATTATGACCCGAGTTGGATGCCAGATTTTTCTGAACCAGAAGAAGAAGCTCCGGCAGAGCTGACCCAAGAAGAAATTGACCTGATCAAACAGCAAGCTTTTCAAGAAGGTTTGCATCAAGGGCAAGAGGCGGGCTTCAAGCAAGGCTATGAAAAGGGTAAAGAACAAGGCTTAGAGCAGGGTCATCAAGAAGGTTTAGAAGCCGGTAAATTGGAAGGCGTTGCCGCCGGACAAGAGTTTATTCAACAGCAAGTACAAACCTTCGTAAGCTTAGCCAACCAGTTCGCCCAACCACTTGAGCTTATGAATGCTCAAGTAGAGAAGCAATTGGTGGACATGGTATTGACCTTGGTAAAAGAGGTGGTGCACGTTGAAGTGCAGACCAACCCACAAGTGATCCTCGATACCATTAAGCAGTCGGTAGAATCCCTACCGATCTCTGGGCATGCGATTACATTGAAGCTCCATCCAGATGATGTCGATATCATCCGTTCTTCCTATGGTGAAGAATCCCTTGAATTTCGTAATTGGACACTATTAGCAGAGCCAGCGCTCAATCGTGGCGATGTGCAGATTGAAGCGGGTGAATCGAGTGTCAATTACCGCTTAGAAGAGCGCATTCGCAACGTACTAAAAAGCTTTTGTGGCGTGAACCGCCATCAAGGTGGTGAATAG
- the fliI gene encoding flagellar protein export ATPase FliI, with product MLALAERLSQYKTQGLTCRPVASGKLVRVVGLTLEATGCRAPIGSLCKVETMHGEMEAEVVGFSGDNLFLMPSEQITGVLPGAKVTPLTSETGLPVGMELLGRVIDGVGNPLDGLGPIYTEKRASFNAEPINPLSRKPITEPLDVGLKAINGLLTVGKGQRIGLFAGSGVGKSVTLGMMTRGTTAQVVVVGLIGERGREVKEFIEEILGVDGRQRSVVVAAPADASPLMRLKGCQTALTIAEYFRDQGLDVLLLMDSLTRFAQAQREIALSVGEPPATKGYPPSVFAKLPALVERAGNGSPEQGSITAFFTVLTEGDDLQDPIADASRAILDGHVVLSREMADAGHYPAIDVEKSVSRVMPQITTDEHVLMSKAVRQVLSLCRKNQDLVSIGAYKPGTDPAIDAAFTLKPKLDMFLQQGMKESVPYDMCVNMLGRLLKGE from the coding sequence GTGCTGGCACTGGCAGAACGCCTTTCTCAATATAAAACCCAAGGATTGACTTGCCGACCTGTCGCGTCAGGTAAGTTAGTTCGCGTGGTTGGCTTGACCCTAGAAGCAACAGGGTGTCGAGCTCCAATTGGCAGCTTGTGTAAAGTGGAAACCATGCACGGTGAGATGGAAGCCGAAGTGGTTGGCTTTTCCGGAGATAACCTGTTTCTGATGCCAAGTGAGCAAATTACTGGCGTTCTACCTGGTGCCAAAGTGACCCCACTGACCAGCGAAACGGGCTTGCCTGTTGGCATGGAACTGCTCGGTCGAGTTATCGATGGTGTAGGTAACCCGCTTGACGGTTTAGGACCGATTTATACAGAGAAACGTGCCTCCTTCAATGCTGAACCGATCAACCCTTTGTCACGCAAACCAATCACCGAACCTCTCGATGTCGGTCTAAAAGCCATCAACGGCTTATTAACTGTGGGTAAAGGGCAGCGTATCGGTCTGTTTGCCGGCTCTGGTGTCGGTAAGTCGGTAACACTTGGCATGATGACTCGCGGAACGACAGCGCAAGTGGTTGTGGTTGGTCTGATTGGTGAACGTGGACGCGAAGTTAAAGAATTTATTGAAGAGATTTTAGGTGTCGATGGTCGCCAGCGTTCAGTGGTGGTTGCCGCACCAGCCGATGCTTCACCGTTGATGCGTTTAAAAGGTTGTCAAACGGCCTTGACGATTGCCGAGTACTTTCGCGACCAAGGCTTAGATGTTCTCTTACTGATGGACTCATTGACACGTTTTGCTCAAGCACAGCGTGAGATTGCGCTTTCAGTCGGCGAACCTCCGGCAACCAAGGGTTATCCACCGTCAGTATTTGCTAAGTTACCAGCGTTGGTTGAGCGAGCGGGAAATGGTAGCCCTGAGCAAGGCTCGATTACCGCATTTTTCACCGTACTGACTGAAGGTGATGATCTTCAAGACCCGATTGCCGATGCATCACGTGCGATTCTCGATGGTCACGTCGTGCTGTCGCGTGAAATGGCAGATGCGGGTCACTATCCAGCGATTGATGTGGAAAAATCAGTGAGTCGTGTGATGCCGCAGATCACCACCGACGAGCATGTATTAATGTCGAAAGCCGTGCGTCAGGTACTGTCACTTTGCCGCAAAAACCAAGACTTGGTCTCTATTGGTGCTTATAAACCGGGCACCGACCCTGCGATTGATGCCGCGTTCACACTAAAACCGAAGTTAGATATGTTCCTTCAGCAAGGAATGAAAGAGAGTGTGCCTTACGATATGTGCGTCAATATGCTTGGGCGTTTGCTAAAAGGAGAGTAG
- the fliJ gene encoding flagellar export protein FliJ — translation MNNALDFLLEQASERENQAVLALSKARTDLDGYYQQLQQIEQYRLDYCQQLIDRGKQGLTASQYTHLNRFLTTLDNTLSKQKQAETHFTEQVTNCERHWLECRKQRLSYEWLIEKKQTEKQRLENLREQKQMDEFSTLQFSRLRGKSLG, via the coding sequence ATGAACAACGCCCTCGACTTCCTATTGGAACAAGCCAGTGAGCGCGAGAACCAAGCGGTATTAGCGCTGAGCAAAGCTCGCACCGATCTTGATGGATACTACCAGCAGCTTCAGCAAATTGAACAATACCGCTTAGATTACTGCCAACAGCTAATCGACCGTGGCAAACAAGGATTGACCGCCAGTCAATACACCCACTTAAACCGCTTTCTGACCACTTTGGACAACACTCTGTCAAAGCAGAAACAGGCGGAAACACACTTTACCGAGCAAGTGACTAACTGCGAGCGACATTGGTTAGAGTGCCGTAAACAACGCCTTTCGTATGAATGGTTGATTGAAAAGAAACAAACGGAAAAACAGCGTTTAGAAAACCTTCGTGAGCAAAAGCAAATGGATGAGTTCTCGACGTTGCAGTTTTCTCGTTTGCGCGGCAAATCGTTAGGTTAG
- a CDS encoding flagellar hook-length control protein FliK — protein MNVNPSAVTESTKLSKGVSTSTSASEEVPETEGFFAKLAAMLKGGDKSEAKDAKVSDVEGASTEKLLKADADVEASTVESNSESSEESQAAKQSQSSSVDAAVEGEQQEVKLSPELAKFVEQDDAKGTESEQVQQTVAESEALLGRLEQSNKALQAKDGNSLPPQTVSDEQAESDAMTESAAGMAQAGAVATSQAPAVEESQQVAEAQNVASAANMPQSVQGQTPVAVESETPASAHIEQSVTAETHLTQSDAAQLSAGKTTQSMPVDSEQDLAAATVAAGALASPELGATPTGTPIVTGDGAVEQTSTQVDGVAMMHSGQSSAENAELTEDASQAEAIAWATPANATNESSAKLAPEGDGLHKSAAKAAVHPAHLSAAAASAAQVNSAATNVNTPAAQSALSPATPMDLSAAQQLQATAAPTVKAEQAALQAALGAKAAATLGKMTHKQESSSASDASFAQQLSHAAGQTTPANQLRAEQAAQAQPALQLSREMAGDQVAERVQMMMSKNLKNIDIRLDPPELGRMQIRMNMNGDNATVHFTVANQQARDMVEHAMPRLREMLAQQGMQLADSSVQQQASGQQQGRYATQNGGGSGQGTSGQHLSGEENLEPDVKLDLNVASKRDGISYYA, from the coding sequence ATGAACGTCAATCCATCAGCTGTGACAGAATCAACCAAACTCAGTAAAGGTGTTAGTACTAGCACCTCTGCAAGTGAAGAGGTGCCTGAAACAGAAGGTTTTTTTGCCAAGCTAGCAGCGATGCTTAAAGGTGGCGATAAGTCCGAAGCAAAAGATGCCAAAGTCAGTGACGTCGAGGGTGCCAGCACCGAGAAACTACTCAAAGCTGACGCTGATGTTGAAGCAAGCACCGTCGAGTCAAACAGTGAAAGTAGCGAGGAGAGCCAAGCTGCTAAGCAATCACAATCGTCGTCGGTTGATGCGGCGGTAGAGGGTGAACAGCAAGAAGTAAAACTCTCTCCAGAGTTGGCTAAGTTTGTCGAACAAGATGATGCGAAAGGCACAGAATCTGAACAGGTACAGCAAACCGTGGCAGAAAGTGAGGCTCTGCTGGGGCGCTTAGAGCAATCGAACAAAGCTCTGCAAGCGAAAGACGGCAATAGCTTGCCTCCACAAACCGTATCTGACGAACAGGCTGAGAGCGACGCTATGACCGAATCCGCGGCGGGCATGGCACAAGCTGGCGCAGTCGCAACCTCTCAAGCCCCCGCAGTAGAAGAATCTCAGCAAGTGGCTGAAGCGCAAAATGTAGCATCAGCTGCCAACATGCCTCAATCCGTGCAAGGTCAAACGCCTGTTGCTGTTGAGTCTGAGACTCCAGCATCTGCTCACATCGAACAATCAGTCACCGCTGAAACTCACTTGACTCAATCCGATGCCGCCCAGCTTAGTGCAGGTAAAACGACTCAATCTATGCCAGTAGACTCTGAGCAAGATTTGGCGGCTGCGACAGTAGCCGCAGGCGCTTTGGCGTCACCCGAGTTAGGAGCGACGCCTACCGGCACACCGATAGTGACTGGGGATGGTGCGGTTGAGCAAACGTCGACTCAAGTCGATGGTGTGGCGATGATGCACAGTGGTCAAAGCTCCGCGGAAAATGCAGAACTCACTGAAGACGCTTCTCAAGCTGAGGCGATTGCGTGGGCGACACCTGCGAATGCGACTAATGAGAGTAGCGCTAAACTTGCCCCAGAAGGGGATGGTTTACATAAATCTGCTGCTAAAGCGGCGGTTCACCCAGCGCACCTTTCTGCCGCTGCTGCTAGCGCCGCACAAGTGAATAGCGCAGCAACGAATGTGAATACTCCAGCGGCACAGAGTGCACTCTCGCCAGCGACGCCAATGGATCTGTCAGCTGCCCAACAATTACAAGCGACGGCAGCGCCGACTGTGAAGGCCGAACAAGCAGCACTGCAAGCGGCTTTGGGGGCTAAAGCCGCCGCAACTCTGGGTAAAATGACTCATAAGCAGGAGTCCAGTTCTGCCAGTGATGCCTCTTTTGCTCAGCAACTCAGCCACGCCGCTGGTCAAACGACACCTGCGAATCAGCTAAGAGCGGAGCAAGCGGCTCAAGCGCAACCTGCATTGCAGTTAAGTCGTGAAATGGCGGGTGACCAAGTCGCAGAGCGAGTGCAAATGATGATGTCGAAAAACTTGAAGAACATCGACATTCGTCTTGACCCACCGGAGCTTGGGCGTATGCAGATTCGCATGAACATGAATGGTGACAATGCAACAGTACACTTTACCGTTGCGAACCAACAAGCACGAGACATGGTGGAACATGCCATGCCTAGATTACGCGAGATGCTGGCACAACAAGGTATGCAGTTGGCTGATTCATCGGTACAACAGCAGGCATCGGGTCAACAGCAAGGGCGTTACGCAACGCAAAATGGTGGTGGATCTGGTCAAGGTACCAGCGGTCAGCATCTTAGCGGTGAAGAAAACCTTGAACCGGACGTCAAACTTGATTTGAATGTGGCATCAAAGCGTGATGGAATCAGTTATTACGCTTAG
- the fliL gene encoding flagellar basal body-associated protein FliL: MAAEEIANEAPQGKRKLIIIIVVALVLLVGGGAAAFFLLGSSDSAASDATQQAAAAPVEQPVSYVNIPQPFLFNVTGDKRDRLVQINVQLMVRGIENENLARYHSPLIESSLLATFASATVDQLRSATGRVELRDKATEDIKASLTRAVGQPVIERVLFTDFVIQ; this comes from the coding sequence ATGGCAGCAGAAGAGATTGCAAACGAAGCCCCACAAGGCAAACGAAAACTGATTATTATCATTGTCGTCGCTCTGGTGTTGTTGGTAGGCGGCGGTGCGGCAGCTTTCTTTTTACTCGGTTCGAGTGATAGCGCGGCCAGCGATGCAACGCAGCAAGCGGCGGCGGCACCTGTTGAGCAGCCGGTATCTTACGTGAATATTCCGCAGCCATTTCTGTTTAACGTTACGGGCGACAAAAGAGATCGTCTGGTACAGATTAACGTTCAGTTGATGGTACGAGGTATTGAGAATGAAAACCTCGCTCGCTACCACTCTCCGTTGATTGAAAGCTCTCTGTTAGCGACGTTTGCTTCGGCAACAGTCGATCAATTGCGCAGCGCAACAGGGCGTGTAGAGTTGCGCGATAAGGCAACCGAAGATATTAAAGCGAGTTTAACTCGCGCAGTCGGACAACCCGTGATTGAACGCGTGTTGTTTACTGATTTTGTAATCCAGTAG
- the fliM gene encoding flagellar motor switch protein FliM, with translation MTDLLSQDEIDALLHGVDDVDDVDDEEVLGSTDAVDFDFSSQDRIVRGRMPTLELINERFARHMRISLFNMLRKTAEVSINGVQMMKFGEYQNTLYVPTSLNMVRFRPLKGTALITMEARLVFILVENFFGGDGRFHARIEGREFTPTERRIIQLLLKIVFEDYKEAWSPVMGVEFEYLDSEVNPSMANIVSPTEVIVVSSFHIEVDGGGGDFHMVMPYSMVEPIRELLDAGVQSDKMETDVRWSSALREEIMDVPVNFRVDLLEKDISLRDLMELQPGDIIPVDMPEHAVMFVEDLPTYRVKMGRSGEKLAVQVSEKIRRPDVVKTDIAFLSKDVISELESDDGEIED, from the coding sequence GTGACCGATTTATTAAGCCAAGACGAAATTGATGCGCTACTGCATGGTGTAGACGATGTTGATGATGTCGATGACGAAGAGGTCCTGGGCAGTACTGATGCAGTCGATTTCGACTTCTCATCGCAAGACCGAATTGTCCGTGGTCGTATGCCGACGCTCGAACTTATTAACGAGCGTTTTGCCCGTCATATGCGCATTAGCTTGTTTAACATGCTGCGCAAAACGGCAGAGGTGTCGATAAACGGCGTGCAGATGATGAAGTTCGGTGAGTATCAAAACACCCTTTATGTTCCAACGAGTTTGAACATGGTGCGCTTTAGACCGCTCAAAGGTACCGCACTTATCACGATGGAAGCGCGCTTGGTTTTCATTTTGGTGGAGAACTTTTTTGGTGGCGATGGTCGATTCCATGCGCGAATCGAAGGGCGTGAATTTACCCCAACGGAACGCCGTATTATTCAGTTGCTGCTGAAAATCGTCTTTGAAGATTACAAAGAAGCTTGGTCACCAGTCATGGGGGTTGAGTTCGAGTATCTTGACTCTGAAGTGAACCCGAGTATGGCGAACATCGTCAGCCCGACGGAAGTGATTGTCGTGAGCTCTTTCCACATCGAAGTCGATGGTGGTGGTGGCGATTTCCATATGGTCATGCCTTACTCCATGGTTGAGCCGATTCGTGAATTGCTCGATGCGGGTGTTCAGTCAGATAAGATGGAAACCGATGTTCGTTGGAGCTCGGCGCTGCGTGAAGAGATCATGGATGTGCCAGTCAATTTCCGTGTTGATCTGCTAGAGAAAGACATCTCTTTGCGAGATTTAATGGAGTTGCAACCGGGGGATATTATCCCGGTAGACATGCCAGAGCATGCAGTAATGTTTGTAGAAGATCTGCCAACCTATCGAGTCAAAATGGGCCGTTCCGGTGAAAAATTGGCAGTGCAAGTTTCCGAAAAAATTAGACGCCCTGATGTGGTGAAAACCGACATCGCTTTCCTCAGTAAAGATGTTATTTCTGAGTTAGAGAGTGATGATGGTGAAATTGAAGATTAA
- the fliN gene encoding flagellar motor switch protein FliN produces MEPSDDQKLADEWAAALGEDPSAPNIDVDEVMAAQLDELQDTSEPISVDERRKLDTILDIPVTISMEVGRSQISIRNLLQLNQGSVVELERLAGESLDVLVNGTLIAHGEVVVVNDKFGIRLTDVISQTERIKKLR; encoded by the coding sequence ATGGAACCAAGTGACGATCAAAAACTAGCCGATGAATGGGCGGCGGCGTTAGGTGAAGATCCCAGTGCGCCAAATATTGACGTTGATGAGGTGATGGCAGCGCAATTAGATGAATTGCAAGATACCTCAGAGCCAATTTCTGTCGATGAACGTCGTAAGCTCGATACCATTCTCGATATTCCTGTGACCATTTCGATGGAAGTGGGACGGTCGCAAATCAGTATTCGTAACTTGCTGCAACTCAACCAAGGCTCGGTTGTTGAACTAGAGCGCTTAGCGGGTGAATCTCTCGATGTGTTGGTCAACGGCACCTTGATTGCGCACGGCGAAGTGGTTGTCGTCAACGACAAGTTTGGTATTCGTCTCACTGACGTGATTAGCCAAACTGAGCGGATTAAGAAACTTAGGTAG
- the fliO gene encoding flagellar biosynthetic protein FliO, which translates to MKPTILWLLMLSPTAMAAPSAPSSQLDWATTFGSLLFVIVLILLLAWLLKRMRVPTIANQKGLSVVRQIAVGTRERIAIVQAGEEQFLVGITSQSIQLISKLEKPLSQEELAASPFANQLTQLLKKNDKK; encoded by the coding sequence ATGAAGCCGACTATTTTATGGCTACTGATGTTATCTCCAACGGCAATGGCTGCGCCTTCCGCACCATCTAGCCAGCTTGATTGGGCGACCACTTTTGGGTCGCTCTTGTTCGTTATAGTGCTGATCCTTTTATTAGCTTGGCTGCTCAAGCGTATGCGAGTGCCTACTATCGCCAATCAAAAAGGACTCAGTGTGGTACGGCAAATTGCAGTTGGTACACGAGAACGCATCGCCATTGTGCAAGCGGGAGAAGAGCAATTTTTGGTTGGGATTACCTCTCAATCGATTCAATTGATTTCTAAGCTGGAAAAACCATTGTCTCAGGAGGAGCTGGCAGCCAGTCCATTCGCAAACCAACTGACTCAGCTATTAAAAAAGAATGACAAGAAATAA